The DNA region taaataaataataataataataataataataagaagaagaagaagaagaagaagaagaagaagaaaaagaagaaaacaaaagaacaacaaaaacaacacctaaaaaatatataaactgataTTTGTAGACAGTTCATACCATGAAAATCTCATACCACTGCAACCCTAGTCAACACACCTCACGTACAGTCACGGCTAAAAGATTTGAGAAAGGCACACAttttggtttttattttttatggcgCCCGTTTGTATGAACTCTGGATTGTAAAGAGTGATCAGAAGAATTGCAATTAATTTCCCTGCAATAAAAATGACCTCATCATGAATATTACTGCATTCCAGTCTGCAAGACATGCAGATATCACTCTGTCATGCTGATTAGAAGAGCAGACTGGATGGTAGTGGGTAGTAGTTATTTTAAGTTTTCTTCTGTTAACCAATGGTTACAATCACTGCAGTGCATCAAAAGGCGTTTCCCAGGAGGAATATTGCTGCTTGTAAGACAGAACCCCAATCAACCATTTATCTAATCATCAAGCACTTCAGGGCACCCAAGAAACTAAAACAAGTGTCAGGTCTCCTAAGGGCAGCAAATAAGCCAGTTATCTGCAAGAagagtgtgtgttttattaaGAACACTGCCATGAATAAGGAATGGTATCAAAACCTCCTCCAAGAGCAACTTTTCCCAATGATCCAGGAGCAATTTTAAATGAACACTTGCATTTTCCATCACAATGGCGCACCATGTCACAAGGCAAAAGTAATACAAAGTGGCTCAGTGAACAAAACTTTGGGTTCAAACTAAAATGTTATGTCTATGGCCAGGAAACTGCCCAGATCTCAATCATCAACCATTGAGAACCTGTAGTCAATCCTTAAATGAAGGTGGACTAACAAAAACCCGGAAGCtttaattaactctaaacactgATTAGGCAAGAATGGGTTGCCATCAAACAAGGTTTTGATATCCAGCACGCCAAGGCAAACTGCAGAAAGCTTAAATAAGAAGGTTCAACACTTTGTTTAAACTGGATGTATTTTTCAATAAAAACGTATGAAATGCTTGTAATTGTACTTCGTTTTACCATTCAAACATGAATGAGGCAGCAAACTTTGTGAAAAACAAAATTGTGCAATTCTCAAAGCTTTTGGCAACGACTGTACATTTTAAGAAttgtgttttttacagtgtaatctaAATCTCTCTTCACTTACCAGACTTCTTCTTCTTCCAGATAAAAAAAACGTAGGCGATGAAGACAAGCAGGAGAACAGCCACCACTACACCAATGATCACACCCACTGATACTCCATCTCCCCCTGCAACACCAGCTGTTACAGTTGTTAAATTAAGACTGTTTTCTGCCGAACGAATAATCATTTATAAGTTATTACTTGTAAGTCTATTATACCTGACAGGACTTTATGATCAGACACCTGCAGAACCAGCACCTTCTCCAGGCTGCTGTGCTGAACTACACAGGTGTACTGGTTGTTCTTCAGCTCCTCAGGTGAGACGGTCAGAATGCTTCTCTTCTGGAAGGTTCCATCCTGGTTGGGCAGCGTCTCTCTGAGCTCCACGTCCTCATTCAGTTCCTCTCCGTTCTTCTGCCAGGAGATATTCACTGCTTTGGGGAAGAATCCTGTAGCATGACACACCACTGGAGAAGAAGAGTTTTTCTGGAACAGAGACACCTCAGGAGCAActggagagatagagatagagataaaggGAGAAAAATGTCTGTAACCTGCAGCTTGACTCATTCATACGCTTGCCATTGTGACAAGTATGAAACCGAAACATCAcatattgctgttttttgcaTGCATGTCATTTAAACAGCACAGACTGCTCAAACACATATCAAATATGGGCTGCAttaaaatatagtgtaaaacagcctaaaataaacatcagattgGTGACAAAATCAGATGTGGGCCCCTTTCACCTGCTGTGGGGACAATATACAAACAGTAGTTAATTCAGATCCCCATAGGAGTCAATGAAATCAGAGCCTGGTTTAAGGAGAACTGTGTGAACAGCCTGACGTAAGGTATAAGCTCTGAGACCTGGAATTTTAGTATTTCCTGTTTACAACCTGAGCTCACCTTGCATGTCCAAAACCCTTAAGACTGAAGTAACATATAAGTACGATCTATTCAACAGTTATTATTCTAGAATTATCTATTCTGGTACTCAGTAATACATGCAGTAATAGAGCAGATCACACATTACCTTTCCTCTCCAGAGTGGATCTGCCATATTTCACATACTTCTGTAATAGCTCGATACACTCGTTCAGCAGGTAGGCTTTTTGATTCCTGACTGTGTCAGCCCTCTCCAACATCCATTTATTAGGAACAGCTTCAGGAACAACAGCATTGTAGGTTTCAGTGTTCAGATCCAGACTGATGTAATCATCCCCATCAAAACTGTTGCGTTTATATCCTCTCTCAGTTCCATCATCATCCTTTTCACAACCGTACACTGACTGGAATGTGTGAACACCTGCACCTACACTCACACGCACGTGCACACACACGTAGATTTTTtaagtatagaaaaaaatattttagagaaagagagagagagagtgcgcatttgtttTACCTTCAGTGTGGTCAGAGAACTGCACTGCTCTAGTCAGATCATCTATGGCACGCTGCTGATCACATTGCAGTCTCGTAGTTTCTTCGTTCCAGTATTCTgcataatcatcaacattctTTATCCACTCTGTCTTTGGAATAAtctcactgatgttactgtcataGTACACAATCTGCTCTCCATCCAGCTGACCCACTGCAGTGAACTCTGGGAGGTTTGTTCCAGGGGAGACTACAGTGTAGGAGTACTGCAGAGAGTGACTGCCTGAAATGAAGAAAATGAACAGACCCTCTTTCAAACTCCATGTACATCATCTCTATACTCAAGAGTCAAAAAGCACAGCCCGACCTGTGATGTGCATGTGTGTTAATTTGCAAGATCTTCACTAACATGGCTCAATTTCACTCAGTCAAAGTTTgattaattattttctttaattttatgcACAAGTTTTTACTTTCCTGACATTAAATCTCCAACcagataatatttatttttaaagagagacaaagagcagTAACCAATGAAGGACAGCAAGTAGGGATGGACAATAATTTAATAGAATCATGATAGAAGTTTCAATAATAGTGatactatacatttttattatatcattatCACTAAGCCTGAATAACAAACTGCTGAATAACAAAATAGCAATCGATATGCTATACACTGTGTATATGGCACCAAGTGCCCATGGGGCATGACAAATCtgactcataaaaaaaaaaaaaaaaataaataaataaataataatacattacattacattacattacatttggcagacgcttttgtccaaagcgacttacaatagtcaagtacaatgtaaaataagtttaaaggtaaaacatctttggatagggataaaaggaggtcaaaggggaataataggatagaggagtgaaggaggggaagaaggaaatgaggttagaagtagttagtgtgttagaggtgttaagagagtaagtgctctttgaagagctcagtcttcaggagtttattaaagatagcgagagattctcctgatctggtagtggaaggtagtttgttccaccattggggaactctgtatgagaacagtctggattgctttgtgtgagtttttggcaaagcgaggcgacgttcattggaggagcgcagcggccgggaggtagcgtaagccttcaggagtgagtgcaggtaggaaggagcctgttctgtcatcaccttgtaggcgattgtaagagctttgaacttgatgcgagcatcaactggagctcaatgagcagcggggtgaccgttttggctggttgaagaccagacgtgctgctgcgttctggatcatctggagtggttttactacacaggccgggaggccagttagcagggcattgcagtagtcgaggcgtgagatgacgaccgcttgcaccaggagttgggtggcctgttgcgtcaagaacggtctaatttttcggatgttatagagcgcaaagcggcaggactgAGCAACcg from Astyanax mexicanus isolate ESR-SI-001 chromosome 22, AstMex3_surface, whole genome shotgun sequence includes:
- the LOC103022947 gene encoding patr class I histocompatibility antigen, A-108 alpha chain-like, translating into MRDMEERTEVLRLLFFLAVSLHLSSAGSHSLQYSYTVVSPGTNLPEFTAVGQLDGEQIVYYDSNISEIIPKTEWIKNVDDYAEYWNEETTRLQCDQQRAIDDLTRAVQFSDHTEGAGVHTFQSVYGCEKDDDGTERGYKRNSFDGDDYISLDLNTETYNAVVPEAVPNKWMLERADTVRNQKAYLLNECIELLQKYVKYGRSTLERKVAPEVSLFQKNSSSPVVCHATGFFPKAVNISWQKNGEELNEDVELRETLPNQDGTFQKRSILTVSPEELKNNQYTCVVQHSSLEKVLVLQVSDHKVLSAGVAGGDGVSVGVIIGVVVAVLLLVFIAYVFFIWKKKKSGFKPVSEVPRTSSADLLNLFENSITE